The DNA segment GTCGCGCCCGATTCGAAAACGCACGACCACACGCACCGTGCGACCGTCGGTGACGATGCCGGCAGGCGGCGACCAGCGCGCCGCCACCCGGTCGCGCACCAGTGCGAGGTAGTAAGAAAAGGGGAACTCGCTCGCGTCGACGCCGAGGTCGCCGCGCAACCCGCTGGTGCCGACTGCAGCACTCGGAAGCGCCAGCCCCGCTGGAGCCGGCGAGGGCGGCGTCTCGGTCGGCAGCGAAGAATCGCGCGCGGGTGTCTCACGCGGATCAGGCCTGGGTTTGGGCGGCGTTTCGCGCGGCGGTTCGGGCTTCGGCTTCGGGCGCTCGCGCTCGATGCGAACACCGTCCTCTTCGGGCACGGGCTCTCGGACCGGCGCGACCGGCGGAGGCGCGACGGCCGGTGCCATCGAGCGCAGCGCTGCGGGATCGATGAGCGTGACCGGGACCGCATCGCCGCCTGGCAACGCGATCGAGGTCGCGGGACGCGTCACGAACAGCACCGCGAGCAGTACCACGTGGACGACCAGCGAGGTCACGAGTGGTCCACGCACTTCAACGGCTCCGTTCCGGGCCGC comes from the Candidatus Eisenbacteria bacterium genome and includes:
- a CDS encoding TonB C-terminal domain-containing protein, translating into MRGPLVTSLVVHVVLLAVLFVTRPATSIALPGGDAVPVTLIDPAALRSMAPAVAPPPVAPVREPVPEEDGVRIERERPKPKPEPPRETPPKPRPDPRETPARDSSLPTETPPSPAPAGLALPSAAVGTSGLRGDLGVDASEFPFSYYLALVRDRVAARWSPPAGIVTDGRTVRVVVRFRIGRDGRVSAAQIEGASGVEAFDRSALRAITLSDPLPPLPVGYSASQLGVHFGFEWGTP